A single window of Gammaproteobacteria bacterium DNA harbors:
- a CDS encoding 4Fe-4S binding protein, with amino-acid sequence MSVSANQALNRIKVTVETGRPASDGVRLRRYRRAVQWGALLAAILIPVTGLFRIDPAAGAFVVLDRQIWFSDFFIVVGFWLAVSSMLVMTYSTLGTAFCGWVCPQNTFSEWANRMTQRFLGKRAEVSLTGELMHVSAGKKKWINWLMLGGLFLAGSLLLALIPLLYFYPPDVVLSFITLRDDARLASSLHWIYTVFVLIILVDIAVVRYFFCRFMCIYRVWQHSFKTRQTLHIACDDARGERCASCNFCLTVCPVEIDPRNTSTYDSCINCGACISACDSLQYRNGEPGLLSFEFGERKVSKLVGLAIQQGSNLKSNLGTLLGRFSWSLPLTVMGAAMFAWGLLSYQPYHLSVYRADTNQGTIQDYRIGLANKLYKEALLKVRVEGLPAASYQLSGSEMGFTTVGRKDLNLHIGKVLPKGLYPVVVKVEAQDGWRASYRVQHFVSSDGR; translated from the coding sequence CCATATTGATCCCCGTCACCGGTCTGTTTCGCATAGACCCCGCCGCCGGCGCCTTTGTGGTGCTGGACCGGCAGATCTGGTTTTCAGATTTTTTCATCGTGGTGGGGTTTTGGCTGGCGGTTTCGAGTATGCTGGTTATGACCTATTCCACGCTTGGGACCGCCTTCTGCGGCTGGGTGTGTCCGCAAAACACCTTCTCCGAGTGGGCCAACCGCATGACCCAGAGGTTTTTGGGCAAACGCGCCGAGGTGAGTCTCACCGGCGAGTTGATGCACGTTTCCGCCGGCAAGAAAAAATGGATTAACTGGCTGATGCTGGGCGGCCTGTTTCTGGCGGGGTCGCTGCTGCTCGCCTTGATCCCTCTGCTGTATTTTTATCCGCCCGACGTGGTTTTGTCGTTCATCACCTTGCGTGACGATGCGCGCCTCGCCTCTTCGCTGCACTGGATTTACACGGTGTTTGTGCTGATTATTCTGGTGGACATCGCCGTGGTGCGCTACTTCTTTTGCCGCTTCATGTGCATCTACCGGGTTTGGCAGCACTCCTTCAAGACCCGTCAAACGCTGCATATCGCCTGTGACGACGCGCGCGGCGAACGCTGCGCGAGTTGCAACTTTTGTCTTACCGTGTGTCCCGTGGAGATAGACCCGCGCAATACCAGCACCTACGACAGTTGCATCAACTGCGGTGCGTGTATCAGCGCCTGCGACTCGCTGCAATATCGCAACGGTGAGCCCGGGCTGTTGAGTTTCGAGTTTGGCGAACGCAAGGTGTCAAAGCTGGTAGGACTCGCAATTCAACAGGGCAGTAATCTCAAGAGCAATCTCGGCACGCTGCTCGGGCGTTTTTCGTGGAGCCTGCCGCTCACGGTGATGGGCGCAGCGATGTTCGCGTGGGGGCTGCTGAGCTATCAGCCCTACCACCTCAGCGTTTACCGCGCGGACACCAATCAGGGAACGATACAGGACTACCGTATCGGTCTTGCCAACAAACTGTATAAAGAAGCGCTGTTGAAGGTGCGGGTAGAAGGCCTGCCCGCGGCGAGCTATCAATTGTCTGGAAGTGAAATGGGTTTTACTACGGTCGGACGCAAGGACCTCAATCTGCACATTGGTAAAGTGCTACCCAAGGGGCTGTATCCCGTTGTCGTAAAAGTAGAGGCTCAAGATGGCTGGCGCGCGAGCTATCGAGTACAGCATTTTGTCAGTAGCGATGGACGATGA